A stretch of Bombus huntii isolate Logan2020A chromosome 7, iyBomHunt1.1, whole genome shotgun sequence DNA encodes these proteins:
- the LOC126867517 gene encoding medium-chain acyl-CoA ligase ACSF2, mitochondrial isoform X2, producing the protein MFRFCITRNSFFFPATSYRVYYKNVANVKHSLLDPRSSWKLRNMSSQRLFQDKPAHMLQHGSVPLIDEPIGKLIGTAAERWPDRECVVSLHQNIRLTFSDVIQRADRLAAGLMKLGMKRGDRLGLWGPNDVEWLIAYMCASRAGFILVAINPNYQMDELTHCIQKVGVKAVISPDNFKTQDYPRMLLQAQQMCPTLEHIIIYSKDHVTGTRRFIDVEELATRIETRWIAAEQDQISCHDGSNIQFTSGTTGRPKATLISHRSVMNNSKQAAIKTELTVDHKVCLNVPFFHVFGIIKGLMCMLHAGITLVLPARSFNPVKSLEAIVREKCNVVYGTPTMWINLLDVQQRLQPPPITLACGVTGGAPASPELFKKIRKCFHFDNMKTIYGLTETTAVIFQTLPNENNELTENTVGHLADHVEAMVVDENGNAVPFGTSGELWIRGYCTMMKYWNDKEATEKTLTKDGWLMTGDRFVLRSDGYGQIVGRLKDMIIRGGENIFPKEVEDVLMTHPLVAEAQVIGAYDKVYGEEVCACVRLQEGASLGREELREYCKGRMAPFKIPRYIEFVMEYSKTASGKIQKYKLKQQMESKGVIPTNSDENITVSIGKNEK; encoded by the exons ATGTTTCGTTTTTGTATTACAAGGAATTCGTTTTTCTTCCCAGCTACTAGTTATCGCGTATATTACAAAAATGTTGCTAATGTGAAACATTCATTGCTTG ATCCTCGAAGTTCTTGGAAATTACGTAACATGTCGAGTCAACGGTTATTTCAAGATAAACCGGCACACATGCTACAGCATGGGAGTGTACCATTGATCGACGAACCCATAGGAAAATTAATCGGAACGGCTGCAGAAAGGTGGCCTGATCGAGAGTGTGTGGTGTCTCTACATCAGAATATACGATTGACGTTTTCCGATGTCATTCAGCGTGCCGATCGTTTGGCTGCCGGTTTAATGAAATTGGGTATGAAGCGCGGCGATCGTCTCGGACTATGGGGTCCCAACGATGTCGAATGGTTAATTGCCTACATGTGTGCCAGCAGAGCGGGTTTCATTCTTGTTGCTATCAATCCTAACTATCAAATGGATGAGCTCACCCACTGTATACAAAAGGTCGGCGTAAAGGCTGTGATATCACCTgacaattttaaaacacagGATTATCCACGCATGCTACTTCAAGCCCAGCAAATGTGTCCTACTTTGGAACACATAATTATCTATTCGAAGGATCACGTGAC TGGAACTCGCCGCTTTATCGATGTGGAGGAGCTCGCAACCAGAATCGAGACGCGATGGATCGCGGCAGAGCAGGACCAGATATCTTGTCATGATGGTAGTAATATACAATTTACTTCAGGAACCACTGGCAGACCAAAAGCCACCTTGATATCACATAGGTCTGTGATGAACAACTCGAAACAG GCTGCCATAAAAACAGAGTTAACCGTCGACCACAAGGTTTGCCTAAACGTTCCATTCTTTCATGTGTTTGGCATTATTAAAGGATTGATGTGTATGCTTCACGCGGGTATCACGCTCGTGTTACCAGCTCGTTCATTTAATCCTGTGAAATCATTGGAGGCGATAGTACGTGAGAAGTGCAATGTCGTTTACGGAACTCCAACAATGTGG ATCAATCTATTGGACGTTCAACAACGACTTCAACCGCCACCAATAACTTTAGCCTGTGGCGTCACCGGTGGTGCTCCTGCGTCGCCGGAgcttttcaaaaaaataagaaaatgcttccattttgacaacatgAAG ACGATATACGGGCTGACGGAGACAACGGCGGTCATCTTTCAGACGCTGCCCAACGAAAATAACGAATTGACAGAGAATACAGTAGGCCATTTGGCCGATCACGTTGAAGCTATG GTCGTCGATGAGAATGGGAACGCAGTGCCATTCGGTACTTCCGGAGAACTTTGGATTCGGGGTTACTGCACCATGATGAAATATTGGAACGACAAAGAGGCAACCGAGAAGACTCTTACCAAAGATGGATGGTTAATGACTGGCGATCGATTCGTCTTAAGATCGGATGGTTATGGACAGATAGTCGGGAGACTGAAAGACATGATAATTCGCGGAGGAGAGAACATTTTCCCAAAA GAGGTCGAGGATGTATTGATGACACACCCCCTGGTGGCTGAGGCACAAGTTATAGGCGCCTACGATAAAGTGTACGGAGAGGAGGTATGCGCCTGCGTGCGTCTTCAAGAGGGCGCGAGTCTTGGAAGAGAAGAATTGAGAGAATATTGTAAGGGTCGCATGGCGCCTTTTAAGATACCACGTTACATAGAATTCGTAATGGAATATTCGAAAACAGCTAGTGGGAAGATACAGAAATATAAACTGAAACAACAAATGGAAAGCAAAGGAGTAATTCCCACTAATTCGGACGAGAATATTACCGTCTCTAttggtaaaaatgaaaaataa
- the LOC126867517 gene encoding medium-chain acyl-CoA ligase ACSF2, mitochondrial isoform X1, which translates to MFRFCITRNSFFFPATSYRVYYKNVANVKHSLLVDPRSSWKLRNMSSQRLFQDKPAHMLQHGSVPLIDEPIGKLIGTAAERWPDRECVVSLHQNIRLTFSDVIQRADRLAAGLMKLGMKRGDRLGLWGPNDVEWLIAYMCASRAGFILVAINPNYQMDELTHCIQKVGVKAVISPDNFKTQDYPRMLLQAQQMCPTLEHIIIYSKDHVTGTRRFIDVEELATRIETRWIAAEQDQISCHDGSNIQFTSGTTGRPKATLISHRSVMNNSKQAAIKTELTVDHKVCLNVPFFHVFGIIKGLMCMLHAGITLVLPARSFNPVKSLEAIVREKCNVVYGTPTMWINLLDVQQRLQPPPITLACGVTGGAPASPELFKKIRKCFHFDNMKTIYGLTETTAVIFQTLPNENNELTENTVGHLADHVEAMVVDENGNAVPFGTSGELWIRGYCTMMKYWNDKEATEKTLTKDGWLMTGDRFVLRSDGYGQIVGRLKDMIIRGGENIFPKEVEDVLMTHPLVAEAQVIGAYDKVYGEEVCACVRLQEGASLGREELREYCKGRMAPFKIPRYIEFVMEYSKTASGKIQKYKLKQQMESKGVIPTNSDENITVSIGKNEK; encoded by the exons ATGTTTCGTTTTTGTATTACAAGGAATTCGTTTTTCTTCCCAGCTACTAGTTATCGCGTATATTACAAAAATGTTGCTAATGTGAAACATTCATTGCTTG TAGATCCTCGAAGTTCTTGGAAATTACGTAACATGTCGAGTCAACGGTTATTTCAAGATAAACCGGCACACATGCTACAGCATGGGAGTGTACCATTGATCGACGAACCCATAGGAAAATTAATCGGAACGGCTGCAGAAAGGTGGCCTGATCGAGAGTGTGTGGTGTCTCTACATCAGAATATACGATTGACGTTTTCCGATGTCATTCAGCGTGCCGATCGTTTGGCTGCCGGTTTAATGAAATTGGGTATGAAGCGCGGCGATCGTCTCGGACTATGGGGTCCCAACGATGTCGAATGGTTAATTGCCTACATGTGTGCCAGCAGAGCGGGTTTCATTCTTGTTGCTATCAATCCTAACTATCAAATGGATGAGCTCACCCACTGTATACAAAAGGTCGGCGTAAAGGCTGTGATATCACCTgacaattttaaaacacagGATTATCCACGCATGCTACTTCAAGCCCAGCAAATGTGTCCTACTTTGGAACACATAATTATCTATTCGAAGGATCACGTGAC TGGAACTCGCCGCTTTATCGATGTGGAGGAGCTCGCAACCAGAATCGAGACGCGATGGATCGCGGCAGAGCAGGACCAGATATCTTGTCATGATGGTAGTAATATACAATTTACTTCAGGAACCACTGGCAGACCAAAAGCCACCTTGATATCACATAGGTCTGTGATGAACAACTCGAAACAG GCTGCCATAAAAACAGAGTTAACCGTCGACCACAAGGTTTGCCTAAACGTTCCATTCTTTCATGTGTTTGGCATTATTAAAGGATTGATGTGTATGCTTCACGCGGGTATCACGCTCGTGTTACCAGCTCGTTCATTTAATCCTGTGAAATCATTGGAGGCGATAGTACGTGAGAAGTGCAATGTCGTTTACGGAACTCCAACAATGTGG ATCAATCTATTGGACGTTCAACAACGACTTCAACCGCCACCAATAACTTTAGCCTGTGGCGTCACCGGTGGTGCTCCTGCGTCGCCGGAgcttttcaaaaaaataagaaaatgcttccattttgacaacatgAAG ACGATATACGGGCTGACGGAGACAACGGCGGTCATCTTTCAGACGCTGCCCAACGAAAATAACGAATTGACAGAGAATACAGTAGGCCATTTGGCCGATCACGTTGAAGCTATG GTCGTCGATGAGAATGGGAACGCAGTGCCATTCGGTACTTCCGGAGAACTTTGGATTCGGGGTTACTGCACCATGATGAAATATTGGAACGACAAAGAGGCAACCGAGAAGACTCTTACCAAAGATGGATGGTTAATGACTGGCGATCGATTCGTCTTAAGATCGGATGGTTATGGACAGATAGTCGGGAGACTGAAAGACATGATAATTCGCGGAGGAGAGAACATTTTCCCAAAA GAGGTCGAGGATGTATTGATGACACACCCCCTGGTGGCTGAGGCACAAGTTATAGGCGCCTACGATAAAGTGTACGGAGAGGAGGTATGCGCCTGCGTGCGTCTTCAAGAGGGCGCGAGTCTTGGAAGAGAAGAATTGAGAGAATATTGTAAGGGTCGCATGGCGCCTTTTAAGATACCACGTTACATAGAATTCGTAATGGAATATTCGAAAACAGCTAGTGGGAAGATACAGAAATATAAACTGAAACAACAAATGGAAAGCAAAGGAGTAATTCCCACTAATTCGGACGAGAATATTACCGTCTCTAttggtaaaaatgaaaaataa